The following are encoded in a window of Trichocoleus sp. FACHB-46 genomic DNA:
- a CDS encoding PAS domain-containing protein, with protein MHHPLAATSCQPHQLGFTRSLGPVQNGETMILDPDGYVCSWNAGVQNLEGYQSEEVIGQHFSCFFPAEDMEQGQPSQVLATAIAQGRVAEERWQVRKDGSRYWASVVLTALFDINGQLQGISQVTQDLTARKLTAEKGVEDKRSEAEVALSMSQAELMTLFGAMQDVILVISAEGRYLKIAPSCTPLLYRPSTDLVGKTMHEVLPQAAADFFLHHIQQALTTQTAVKVEYSLPVEDQLIWFDATLVALTEQSVLWVARDISARKQAEQALVDQVRLAAFRSEVDASLTRSDDLQEMLHQCTNAVVGHLDAAFARIWLLNPEENILELQASSGLYTHLDGAHARVPVGQFKIGLIAAEREPHLTNTVLDDPRVGDKVWALREGMVAFAGYPLMVEDQLLGVIALFARQSLSTSTLDALAFVAQEVALGIKRKQTETALRQSETQLREKAQQLESTLWELQQTQTQIIQSEKMSSLGQLVAGVAHEINNPVNFIYGNLKHANEYTQDLLGLLQLYQQHYPHPIAAVEAEAAAIDLDFLVEDLPKLLSSMKIGAERIRQIVVSLRHFSHMDEAGMKAVNLHEGIDSTLMILQNRFKAGDGHLAIELVKDYGDIPLVECYAGQLNQVFMNILTNAIDALESQNQQRSLREAVQNPSRISIYTERASADRVRIRIADNGLGLSPTVQQRLFDPFFTTKPVGKGTGLGMSISYQIVKEKHGGSLHCVSEIGHGAEFVIEIPISQEPK; from the coding sequence ATGCACCATCCACTAGCAGCGACTTCTTGCCAGCCTCATCAGTTAGGCTTCACCCGCTCTCTAGGGCCTGTGCAAAATGGCGAAACCATGATTCTCGACCCTGACGGGTATGTTTGCAGTTGGAATGCAGGGGTTCAAAACTTAGAAGGCTATCAGTCAGAGGAAGTGATTGGGCAGCATTTCTCTTGCTTTTTTCCGGCTGAGGATATGGAGCAAGGTCAACCTAGCCAAGTTCTGGCAACTGCGATCGCTCAAGGTCGTGTTGCTGAGGAGAGGTGGCAGGTTCGTAAAGACGGCTCTCGATATTGGGCCAGTGTGGTTCTAACCGCACTATTTGATATCAATGGACAACTCCAAGGGATTTCTCAAGTTACTCAAGACCTCACAGCCCGTAAACTTACTGCTGAAAAGGGTGTTGAAGACAAACGCTCTGAGGCAGAAGTCGCATTAAGCATGTCTCAAGCAGAGTTAATGACTCTATTTGGGGCGATGCAAGATGTGATTTTAGTGATTAGTGCTGAAGGCCGTTACTTAAAAATTGCACCGAGTTGCACTCCCCTCCTATACCGTCCTTCAACTGATTTGGTGGGCAAGACCATGCATGAGGTACTGCCTCAAGCAGCAGCAGACTTTTTCTTACACCACATTCAGCAAGCTCTAACGACACAAACCGCTGTCAAGGTTGAGTACAGTTTACCTGTTGAGGATCAACTGATTTGGTTTGATGCCACGCTGGTCGCCTTGACCGAACAATCTGTGTTGTGGGTAGCACGAGACATTAGCGCTCGCAAGCAGGCAGAGCAAGCGCTAGTGGATCAAGTGCGACTGGCTGCCTTCCGATCCGAAGTTGATGCTTCCCTGACTCGCAGTGATGACCTCCAGGAAATGCTCCATCAATGCACCAATGCGGTGGTGGGACATTTAGATGCTGCCTTTGCCCGGATCTGGCTCCTCAACCCAGAAGAGAACATTTTAGAGCTGCAAGCTAGCTCTGGTCTCTACACCCATCTTGATGGTGCTCATGCCCGTGTCCCAGTCGGCCAGTTCAAGATTGGCCTGATTGCTGCCGAACGCGAGCCACACTTAACCAATACAGTGCTGGATGATCCTCGGGTTGGCGATAAAGTCTGGGCGCTGCGAGAGGGCATGGTGGCTTTTGCTGGCTACCCCCTCATGGTGGAAGATCAGTTATTAGGTGTAATAGCTTTGTTTGCTCGCCAGTCCCTCAGCACTTCCACTCTAGATGCTTTGGCCTTTGTGGCTCAAGAAGTCGCACTGGGCATTAAGCGCAAGCAAACAGAAACTGCCTTGCGCCAATCTGAAACCCAACTACGAGAAAAAGCCCAACAACTAGAATCAACGCTCTGGGAACTGCAACAAACCCAAACCCAAATTATTCAAAGCGAAAAAATGTCTAGCTTGGGGCAGCTTGTCGCTGGCGTAGCCCACGAAATCAACAATCCCGTCAACTTTATCTATGGCAACCTGAAACACGCGAACGAGTATACACAAGACCTCTTAGGGCTACTCCAGCTTTATCAACAACATTATCCCCATCCGATCGCAGCTGTGGAGGCGGAAGCAGCGGCCATCGATCTTGATTTCTTAGTGGAAGATCTGCCTAAACTGCTCTCTTCAATGAAAATAGGAGCCGAGCGCATCCGGCAGATTGTCGTCTCTCTGCGTCACTTCTCTCACATGGATGAGGCGGGGATGAAAGCGGTTAACCTCCATGAAGGTATTGACAGTACGCTGATGATTTTGCAGAATCGCTTCAAAGCTGGAGATGGGCACCTTGCCATTGAATTGGTTAAGGATTATGGTGATATCCCTTTGGTCGAGTGCTATGCAGGGCAGCTCAATCAGGTATTTATGAATATCCTCACCAATGCCATTGATGCTTTGGAGTCACAGAATCAACAGCGCTCCTTGCGAGAGGCGGTTCAAAATCCAAGTCGAATTTCTATTTACACAGAGAGAGCCAGTGCTGATCGAGTCCGAATCAGGATTGCTGATAATGGACTAGGGCTATCGCCAACAGTTCAGCAACGCTTATTTGACCCCTTCTTCACGACAAAGCCTGTCGGCAAAGGCACAGGTCTAGGCATGTCAATCAGCTATCAGATCGTGAAAGAAAAGCATGGCGGCTCTTTACACTGTGTTTCTGAAATTGGCCACGGTGCAGAATTTGTGATCGAGATTCCCATTAGCCAGGAGCCAAAATAA
- a CDS encoding SDR family oxidoreductase translates to MTTTYVFLAGASRGVGREIARCLVEQGIQVKALLRSEAARSELEAMGITVVLGDALSAVEVEQAMQETPIQAVISTIGGLPKDGERADYLGNKNLVDAAVKVGAAKFILVSSIGSGESIVALSPQALETLRPVLIEKEKAEQHLIASGLNYTIVRPGGLKSEPATGNAVLTEDPKVSGMIHRADVAHLVCQCLRSDRANHKILSAIDRQMLFVPVEFAEFALR, encoded by the coding sequence ATGACTACGACTTATGTTTTTCTGGCGGGTGCAAGTCGGGGTGTAGGCCGAGAAATCGCTCGTTGTTTAGTCGAACAAGGCATCCAAGTGAAGGCCCTGTTGCGCTCTGAGGCAGCTCGCTCAGAACTAGAAGCAATGGGCATTACAGTGGTGCTGGGCGATGCTTTAAGCGCCGTTGAAGTAGAACAGGCAATGCAGGAAACTCCAATTCAAGCTGTGATCAGCACCATTGGTGGCTTGCCTAAGGATGGAGAAAGAGCCGACTATCTAGGCAACAAAAACCTAGTAGATGCAGCCGTGAAAGTAGGAGCTGCAAAATTTATTTTGGTATCTTCTATTGGTAGCGGCGAGAGTATTGTCGCGCTTTCCCCACAGGCATTAGAGACGTTACGGCCTGTGTTGATTGAGAAGGAGAAAGCAGAGCAACATCTGATTGCTAGTGGCTTGAACTACACGATTGTCCGACCGGGTGGGTTAAAGTCTGAACCTGCAACCGGAAATGCAGTGCTGACAGAAGATCCGAAGGTATCCGGCATGATTCATCGGGCTGATGTAGCACACCTGGTTTGTCAGTGTCTCCGATCCGATCGCGCTAATCACAAAATTCTCTCTGCCATTGATCGCCAGATGTTGTTTGTCCCGGTTGAGTTTGCCGAATTTGCGCTGCGTTAA
- a CDS encoding DUF938 domain-containing protein, which produces MTDQTNNHACRHAPATARNREPILQVLQRVLPDTGTVLELASGTGEHAIFLAPRLQPRIWQPSDPNPEMVASIAAWQQEWPSKHLRSPLQLDAREPVWPVEIVSDGNDLPEPPISAIVCINMIHIAPWSACLGLMAGAGRILPAGGILYLYGPYQQSGQHTAPSNEFFDETLRSQNPEWGVRHLEDVVAAANAQNLTLLETVPMPANNFSVIFQHL; this is translated from the coding sequence TTGACTGACCAAACTAACAATCATGCTTGTCGCCATGCGCCTGCAACTGCTCGCAACCGAGAGCCGATTTTGCAAGTGTTGCAGCGGGTGTTACCTGACACAGGCACAGTCTTGGAACTAGCCAGTGGCACTGGAGAACATGCCATCTTCTTGGCACCACGCCTCCAACCAAGAATTTGGCAGCCCAGCGACCCAAATCCTGAAATGGTGGCAAGCATTGCCGCGTGGCAACAAGAATGGCCGTCCAAGCATCTGCGATCGCCCTTACAATTAGATGCCCGTGAACCTGTTTGGCCTGTTGAGATAGTCAGCGATGGTAACGATCTGCCTGAGCCACCCATTAGCGCGATCGTCTGCATTAATATGATTCACATTGCACCTTGGTCAGCTTGTCTAGGACTAATGGCTGGCGCAGGACGCATACTTCCGGCGGGGGGCATTCTGTATCTCTATGGCCCTTATCAGCAAAGCGGACAGCACACAGCTCCCAGCAATGAGTTTTTCGATGAGACGCTGCGATCGCAAAATCCGGAGTGGGGTGTGCGGCACTTAGAAGATGTTGTCGCAGCAGCCAACGCTCAAAATCTGACTTTATTGGAGACGGTACCAATGCCTGCCAACAATTTCTCTGTGATCTTTCAGCATCTTTAG